In Solea senegalensis isolate Sse05_10M linkage group LG18, IFAPA_SoseM_1, whole genome shotgun sequence, a single window of DNA contains:
- the LOC122759250 gene encoding myosin light chain kinase, smooth muscle-like: protein MDKDGQKPKTYVSTFRLALKPQAKPQSVGKKDKENGLDTTNLPARGNNKLGVSFATDTRHTQIQALASPHFKEPLQDCTVCEGSDATFQGVITGSQPLSVSWQHNGKRVLTSNTSFRNGVAALALSRCSHGSTGTYTCTAENSAGKQTSSAELHVTGKAKKEIPRASNHEQRREVTLPEHDNTDSMNEGPPTPPVSTDIRNVSRQTQDSSRKGPPVEFIQPPEQVEVRLGEQARLHCEFRSSCVPVACCWIYNRDKVVVGRPGMSVRSSKTRSSVEISQACADDTGSYTVVVRNREGSAQHTVSLSVIDRPDPPASHPVVSKLSSQSLVLSWTGPSYDGGTAVLGYIVEVRREGPDEPGSWTEVSSRCKNTSYRVCSGLEPKGKYRFRVRAYNSAGVSEPSQDSDCVQMATAKEKKDELDSYITVTVDTKHKVKDHYNVHEKLGVGKFGQVFRLTHKETGDNYAGKFYQARTHKAKTAARKEIELMNFLHHPKLVQCLAAYDTHSELVMVMEYIAGGELFERIVDENFEHTELTSARYMQQILEGMQYVHKQNIVHLDLKPENIVCVDSTGTRIKIIDFGLASKLDDNEPLMVMHGTPEFVAPEVIGFEPVSLETDMWSIGVICFILLSGESPFQGNSDAETLALVTAASYEFDQESFEDISDQAKEFISSLLKKDPSCRLSCTEALAHPWMVSFTPLNRRPTKSLKKEKMRRFLAKRKWKKTGKAVLALQRMANLSNRPDSPGSSSEEPGWSREAEEAIQSLDKQLQTEPCFQQALRDATLPRGATAQLRCCVTGYPQPKVKWLQNEKPVPESNRVNMEQHEDGLCSLVLKDLEPADSGVYVCRASNKLGEAMCSAKLRVQL, encoded by the exons ATGGACAAAGATGGTCAGAAGCCAAAGACCTATGTGTCCACGTTCAGACTGGCCCTCAAGCCTCAAGCCAAACCTCAGAGTGTGGGGAAGAAAGATAAAGAAAATGGACTGGATACCACAAACCTGCCAGCAAGGGGCAACAACAAACTTGGAGTCTCATTTGCAACAG ataccagacacacacaaatccaggCACTGGCATCACCTCACTTCAAGGAGCCGCTCCAggactgcactgtgtgtgaaGGAAGTGATGCTACCTTTCAGGGTGTTATCACTGGAAGTCAGCCTCTGAGTGTTTCCTGGCAACACAATG GAAAGAGGGTGCTAACGAGTAACACGTCCTTCAGAAATGGTGTCGCTGCTCTGGCTCTGAGTCGGTGTTCGCATGGAAGTACTGGGACGTACACCTGCACAGCTGAGAACAGTGCTGGAAAACAGACGAGCAGTGCTGAGTTACATGTCACAG GAAAGGCAAAAAAGGAAATCCCAAGAGCAAGTAATCATGAGCAGCGCAGAGAGGTCACACTACCGGAACATGACAATACTGACTCGATGAATGAAG GTCCACCTACTCCTCCAGTCTCCACAGACATCAGAAATGTCAGCCGTCAAACACAAGACTCCTCTCGTAAAG GACCTCCTGTAGAGTTCATTCAGCCACCTGAGCAGGTGGAGGTGCGGTTAGGAGAGCAGGCCCGGCTGCACTGTGAGTTCAGGAGCAGCTGTGTCCCTGTGGCCTGCTGCTGGATTTACAACAGAGACAAA GTGGTAGTAGGAAGGCCAGGTATGTCTGTGAGGAGCAGTAAGACCCGGAGCAGCGTGGAGATCTCTCAGGCCTGTGCAGACGACACCGGCTCTTACACCGTCGTAGTGCGAAACCGAGAAGGCTCTGCCCAGCACACAGTCTCCCTCAGTGTCATAG ACCGACCTGACCCACCAGCATCCCACCCTGTCGTTTCCAAACTGTCCAGTCAGTCCCTGGTTCTGTCCTGGACCGGCCCCAGCTATGACGGAGGTACAGCCGTGCTGGGCTACATCGTAGAGGTCAGACGAGAGGGCCCGGACGAGCCTGGGAGCTGGACCGAAGTATCAAGCCGCTGCAAAAACACGTCTTACCGCGTCTGCTCAGGCCTGGAGCCTAAGGGCAAATACCGCTTCCGTGTCAGGGCCTACAACTCTGCAGGGGTCAGCGAACCCAGCCAGGACTCTGACTGTGTCCAGATGGCGACGGCGA aggaaaagaaggatGAGCTGGACTCGTACATTACAGTGACCGTTGACACTAAACACAAGGTCAAGGACCACTACAATGTGCATGAAAAGCTGGGAGT TGGGAAGTTTGGCCAGGTGTTCCGGTTGACCCATAAAGAGACGGGGGACAATTATGCAGGGAAGTTCTATCAAGCCCGGACGCACAAGGCCAAAACTGCTGCCCGCAAGGAAATTGAGCTGATGAACTTTCTCCATCATCCAAAGCTGGTCCAGTGTCTGGCTGCCTATGACACGCACTCCGAGCTGGTCATGGTCATGGAGTA TATTGCAGGTGGAGAACTCTTTGAACGCATTGTGGACGAGAACTTTGAGCACACAGAGCTGACCAGTGCCCGCTACATGCAGCAGATCCTGGAGGGCATGCAGTACGTTCACAAGCAGAACATCGTCCACCTTGACCTCAAGCCGGAGAACATCGTCTGCGTGGACTCCACTGGCACACGCATCAAGATCATCGACTTTGGCCTGGCCAGTAAACTGG ACGATAACGAACCTCTGATGGTGATGCACGGCACGCCAGAGTTTGTGGCCCCTGAGGTGATTGGTTTCGAGCCCGTGAGCCTGGAGACGGACATGTGGAGCATTGGAGTCATCTGCTTCATCCT GCTGAGTGGAGAATCCCCCTTCCAGGGGAACAGCGATGCTGAGACTTTGGCTCTCGTGACTGCAGCCAGCTATGAGTTTGACCAGGAGAGTTTTGAGGACATTTCAGATCAAGCTAAAGAGTTTATCAGTTCCCTGCTGAAGAAAGACCCCAG TTGCAGGTTATCGTGCACCGAGGCCCTCGCTCATCCCTGGATGGTCTCTTTCACCCCTCTGAATCGCAGACCCACCAAATCCCTCAAGAAGGAGAAGATGAGACGCTTTCTGGCAAAGCGCAAGTGGAAG AAAACCGGCAAGGCTGTTTTGGCCCTACAGCGGATGGCTAACCTCTCCAACAGGCCAGACTCTCCTGGCAGCTCCTCAGAGG AGCCAGGCTGGAGTCGAGAGGCAGAAGAAGCCATCCAGTCGCTGGACAAGCAGCTTCAGACGGAACCATGCTTCCAGCAAGCCCTGAGGGACGCCACCCTCCCCAGAGGAGCGACAGCTCAGCTAAGATGCTGCGTCACCG GTTACCCACAGCCAAAAGTGAAGTGGCTTCAGAACGAGAAGCCGGTGCCTGAATCGAACAGAGTGAACATGGAGCAACATGAAGACGGGCTCTGCTCTCTGGTTCTGAAAGATCTGGAGCCTGCTGACTCTGGAGTGTATGTGTGCCGGGCCAGCAACAAGCTGGGGGAAGCGATGTGCTCGGCCAAACTCAGAGTGcagctgtga
- the coasy gene encoding bifunctional coenzyme A synthase: protein MSMFSTGILVLTSPLHTLPLRIAPVLTSAAQLVERTLYVHLHPGLNLGSGNQPRSVFIPPVVDLSTLINRLYSNAADICAHLDIKVLLTNVRSLSAACNGAAVPNCPFPTPQCLSHSPEVVLTDFPLQDPGQSHQITQSLQKYTGQCYVCSPSLPSVLLYPELMKLQEKEEQEKPENQAESLETYSDVVVGGTFDRLHGAHKTLLNISCLLSNRRCLIGVCDEAMLKKKVLTELIEPYSLRVQRLHEFLQDVKPSLQLEIVPLDDPFGVSIVDPLLQCIVVSEETRLGGEAVNRRRIENDLPPLVIHEIQLLKDAYHTESEEEKISSSSLRSRLLGTLLTPPKDTSHLPPLPYVIGLTGGSGSGKSSIAKQLEALGAVRIDCDKLGHEVYEPGTAAYHKVLEEFGSDILNEDKTINRRALGRKVFGNQERLKALTHIVWPEIALLVKNTISQARQEGKQVCVMDAAVLLEAGWTNMVHEVWVTIIPEEEAVLRITERDGVTTEDALRRLQSQWSSAKQVRRANVVLSTLWEPEVTHKQVLKAWRLLQDRIQQRQVKQ from the exons ATGTCCATGTTCAGCACGGGCATCCTTGTGCTGACTTCTCCTCTCCACACGCTTCCCCTGCGCATCGCTCCGGTGCTCACCTCTGCCGCTCAGCTTGTAGAGCGCACACTCTACGTCCACCTCCACCCTGGGCTGAACTTGGGAAGTGGGAACCAGCCTCGATCTGTTTTCATCCCACCAGTAGTGGACCTGTCGACGCTCATTAACCGCCTTTACAGCAATGCGGCGGATATTTGTGCGCACCTTGATATCAAGGTTTTGCTGACCAATGTCCGCTCTCTGTCAGCAGCTTGCAATGGCGCCGCAGTTCCAAACTGCCCCTTCCCCACTCCACAGTGCCTGTCTCACTCACCGGAGGTGGTGCTGACAGACTTTCCTCTGCAGGACCCAGGTCAGTCGCATCAGATCACCCAGAGTTTGCAGAAGTACACTGGCCAATGCTATGTCTGCAGCCCCAGTCTGCCCTCAGTGTTGCTTTACCCTGAGCTAATGAAGCTGCAGGAGAAAGAAGAACAGGAAAAGCCTGAAAATCAGGCAGAATCTTTGGAAACTTACAGTGATGTGGTGGTAGGGGGGACATTCGACCGGCTCCATGGGGCCCACAAGACGCTGCTCAACATATCTTGCCTGCTATCGAATAGAAGGTGCCTTATTGGTGTGTGTGACGAAGCAATGCTAAAAA AGAAAGTGCTAACAGAGCTGATTGAGCCCTACTCTCTGCGCGTACAGAGACTCCACGAGTTCCTGCAGGACGTCAAACCATCGTTACAGCTTGAGATTGTGCCCCTTGATGACCCCTTTGGAGTGTCTATCGTCGACCCGCTGCTACAGTGCATCGTGGTCAGTGAGGAGACCAGACTAGGAGGCGAGGCAGTGAACAGGAGACGCATTGAGAAT GATCTTCCACCTCTTGTTATTCACGAGATCCAGTTGCTTAAAGATGCCTATCACACAGAGAgcgaggaggagaaaatcagTTCCTCGAGCCTACGCTCTCGACTCCTTGGCACCCTCCTCACCCCGCCTAAA GACACTTCCCACCTCCCTCCCCTTCCGTATGTGATTGGGCTGACAGGAGGCAGCGGCAGTGGAAAGAGCTCCATCGCCAAGCAGCTGGAGGCGTTGGGTGCAGTTAGGATCGACTGTGACAAACTGGGCCATGAGGTGTATGAGCCGGGCACAGCAGCCTATCACAAAGTGCTGGAAGAATTTGGGTCAG ATATTTTGAATGAAGATAAAACAATCAACAGACGTGCATTAGGAAGGAAAGTTTTTGGAAACCAG GAGCGGTTAAAAGCCCTAACACATATTGTGTGGCCTGAAATAGCACTTCTGGTGAAGAACACAATCAGCCAAGCCAGACAGGAAG GTAAACAGGTTTGTGTGATGGATGCAGCTGTTCTCCTGGAGGCCGGTTGGACAAACATGGTCCACGAGGTGTGGGTCACCATTATCCCAGAGGAGGAG GCAGTGTTGAGGATAACGGAGCGGGATGGTGTgaccacagaagatgctctgCGCAGACTGCAGAGCCAGTGGTCCAGCGCTAAACAAGTGCGACGCGCCAACGTAGTGCTCAGCACACTGTGGGAACCAGaggtcacacacaaacag gtgttGAAAGCTTGGCGTCTTCTTCAGGACAGAATCCAACAGAGACAAGTGAAACAATAG
- the zdhhc6 gene encoding palmitoyltransferase ZDHHC6 isoform X2 has protein sequence MNFLSTFVTFENLHEVRRLCHWGPVIALSVIAICSTMAILDSIIWYWPLDTTGGNINFIMLINWTVLILYNYFNAMFVGPGYIPLGWRPEKQLDAQYLQYCRVCQGFKAPRSHHCRKCNRCVMKMDHHCPWINNCCGHLNHAYFTSFLLLAPLGCSHAAVIFIMTMYTQLYERISFGWSTVKIDMSAVRQFQPIMPFSVPAFAATLFALGLALGTSISVGMLFVIQMKVILRNKTSIESWIEEKAKDRIQHYQTGEEFIFPYDLGTRWLNFKQVFTWSGMPKGDGTEWPVHPKCHQHTLTIEQLKQKADKRVRSVQYRAVEDYNGACCPLSKGLQTFFRTPCTEEPRIPLSKGDTILATRGTKWWMYGDKVLSEEHMKVGERVRGWFPRRCVEKCHYDTAASDSTCEKKVN, from the exons atgaacttcCTGTCAACCTttgtgacatttgagaacctccaTGAGGTACGGAGATTATGCCACTGGGGCCCAGTCATAGCTTTGTCCGTCATTGCTATATGCTCCACAATGGCCATTCTGGACTCCATTATCTGGTACTGGCCATTAGACACTACAGGAGGCAACATTAACTTCATCATGCTCATCAACTGGACTGTTCTCATCCTCTACAACTACTTCAATGCTATGTTTGTTGGACCTGGATATATCCCTCTTGGTTGGAGACCA GAGAAGCAACTGGATGCCCAGTACTTGCAGTACTGCAGAGTGTGCCAAGGGTTCAAGGCCCCCAGATCCCACCACTGTCGCAAGTGTAACAG GTGTGTGATGAAAATGGACCACCACTGTCcttggatcaacaactgctgcGGACACCTGAACCATGCTTACTTCACCAGCTTCCTGCTGCTAGCTCCTCTGGGCTGCTCACACGCTGCCGTCATCTTCATAATGACCATGTACACGCAGTTGTACGAGAGG ATATCATTTGGGTGGAGCACTGTGAAGATTGACATGAGTGCTGTGCGTCAATTCCAGCCCATCATGCCCTTCAGTGTGCCTGCCTTTGCTGCCACACTCTTCGCCTTAGGCCTGGCACTGGGTACCTCTATCTCTGTTGGCATGCTTTTCGTCATACAG atgaAAGTCATCCTTCGAAACAAGACCTCGATTGAGTCCTGGATTGAGGAAAAG GCCAAAGACAGAATACAGCACTACCAAACAGGGGAGGAGTTCATCTTCCCTTATGACCTTGGCACCCGCTGGCTGAACTTCAAGCAAGTTTTCACTTGGTCAGGGATGCCCAAGGGTGACGGCACAGAATGGCCAGTCCATCCCAAGTGTCACCAGCACACCTTAACT ATTGAGCAACTGAAACAGAAAGCTGACAAACGAGTGAGAAGT GTCCAGTACCGAGCAGTGGAGGACTATAATGGCGCTTGCTGCCCTCTCAGCAAGGGTCTCCAAACCTTTTTCAGAACTCCCTGCACAGAGGAGCCCAGGATCCCCCTCAGTAAGGGGGACACCATCCTCGCCACCCGTGGGACCAA ATGGTGGATGTATGGAGACAAAGTTTTGAGCGAGGAGCACATGAAAg TTGGGGAGCGTGTGAGGGGATGGTTTCCGAGGCGATGTGTGGAGAAGTGCCATTATGACACAGCTGCCAGTGATAGCACCTGCGAAAAGAAAGTAAATTAA
- the zdhhc6 gene encoding palmitoyltransferase ZDHHC6 isoform X1, whose translation MNFLSTFVTFENLHEVRRLCHWGPVIALSVIAICSTMAILDSIIWYWPLDTTGGNINFIMLINWTVLILYNYFNAMFVGPGYIPLGWRPEKQLDAQYLQYCRVCQGFKAPRSHHCRKCNRCVMKMDHHCPWINNCCGHLNHAYFTSFLLLAPLGCSHAAVIFIMTMYTQLYERISFGWSTVKIDMSAVRQFQPIMPFSVPAFAATLFALGLALGTSISVGMLFVIQMKVILRNKTSIESWIEEKAKDRIQHYQTGEEFIFPYDLGTRWLNFKQVFTWSGMPKGDGTEWPVHPKCHQHTLTIEQLKQKADKRVRSQVQYRAVEDYNGACCPLSKGLQTFFRTPCTEEPRIPLSKGDTILATRGTKWWMYGDKVLSEEHMKVGERVRGWFPRRCVEKCHYDTAASDSTCEKKVN comes from the exons atgaacttcCTGTCAACCTttgtgacatttgagaacctccaTGAGGTACGGAGATTATGCCACTGGGGCCCAGTCATAGCTTTGTCCGTCATTGCTATATGCTCCACAATGGCCATTCTGGACTCCATTATCTGGTACTGGCCATTAGACACTACAGGAGGCAACATTAACTTCATCATGCTCATCAACTGGACTGTTCTCATCCTCTACAACTACTTCAATGCTATGTTTGTTGGACCTGGATATATCCCTCTTGGTTGGAGACCA GAGAAGCAACTGGATGCCCAGTACTTGCAGTACTGCAGAGTGTGCCAAGGGTTCAAGGCCCCCAGATCCCACCACTGTCGCAAGTGTAACAG GTGTGTGATGAAAATGGACCACCACTGTCcttggatcaacaactgctgcGGACACCTGAACCATGCTTACTTCACCAGCTTCCTGCTGCTAGCTCCTCTGGGCTGCTCACACGCTGCCGTCATCTTCATAATGACCATGTACACGCAGTTGTACGAGAGG ATATCATTTGGGTGGAGCACTGTGAAGATTGACATGAGTGCTGTGCGTCAATTCCAGCCCATCATGCCCTTCAGTGTGCCTGCCTTTGCTGCCACACTCTTCGCCTTAGGCCTGGCACTGGGTACCTCTATCTCTGTTGGCATGCTTTTCGTCATACAG atgaAAGTCATCCTTCGAAACAAGACCTCGATTGAGTCCTGGATTGAGGAAAAG GCCAAAGACAGAATACAGCACTACCAAACAGGGGAGGAGTTCATCTTCCCTTATGACCTTGGCACCCGCTGGCTGAACTTCAAGCAAGTTTTCACTTGGTCAGGGATGCCCAAGGGTGACGGCACAGAATGGCCAGTCCATCCCAAGTGTCACCAGCACACCTTAACT ATTGAGCAACTGAAACAGAAAGCTGACAAACGAGTGAGAAGT CAGGTCCAGTACCGAGCAGTGGAGGACTATAATGGCGCTTGCTGCCCTCTCAGCAAGGGTCTCCAAACCTTTTTCAGAACTCCCTGCACAGAGGAGCCCAGGATCCCCCTCAGTAAGGGGGACACCATCCTCGCCACCCGTGGGACCAA ATGGTGGATGTATGGAGACAAAGTTTTGAGCGAGGAGCACATGAAAg TTGGGGAGCGTGTGAGGGGATGGTTTCCGAGGCGATGTGTGGAGAAGTGCCATTATGACACAGCTGCCAGTGATAGCACCTGCGAAAAGAAAGTAAATTAA